The following coding sequences are from one Saccopteryx bilineata isolate mSacBil1 chromosome 3, mSacBil1_pri_phased_curated, whole genome shotgun sequence window:
- the RIDA gene encoding 2-iminobutanoate/2-iminopropanoate deaminase, translating to MTSLIRKVISTTKAPAAIGPYSQAVLVDRTIYISGQLGLSPSSGQLVPGGVAEEAKQALTNIGEILKAAGCDFTNVVKTTVLLADINDFGTVNEIYKQYFKSNFPARAAYQVAALPRGGRVEIEAVAVQGPLTTASV from the exons ATGACGTCCTTAATCAGGAAGGTGATCAGTACCACGAAAGCCCCGGCGGCCATTGGTCCCTACAG TCAAGCTGTGTTAGTCGACAGGACCATCTACATTTCAGGGCAGCTCGGCCTGAGCCCCTCCAGTGGACAGCTTGTGCCAGGAGGGGTGGCAGAGGAAGCCAAACAA GCGCTTACAAACATAGGTGAAATTCTGAAAGCCGCAGGCTGTGACTTCACTAACG TGGTAAAAACAACTGTTTTGCTGGCTGACATAAATGACTTCGGTACTGTCAATGAAATTTACAAACAGT atttcAAGAGTAATTTTCCTGCGAGAGCTGCTTACCAGGTTGCTGCTTTGCCCAGA GGAGGCCGTGTTGAGATTGAAGCAGTAGCTGTCCAGGGCCCTCTCACAACAGCATCAGTCTAA